Proteins from one Oryza sativa Japonica Group chromosome 12, ASM3414082v1 genomic window:
- the LOC107275642 gene encoding putative cyclin-dependent kinase F-2, with protein MAIVKRPARRKPTASAHRQYRYWAPPHPPAAALPPHSAPSPPASAEAPLGDPIGGRYQRMSRIGSGTYGNVYRAVEISTGKVVAVKCLRRKDDDPDGLVLAGEVRALEACRGHPHIVQLIDHGRGAGAATGQEDYIVMELVGPSLDLTIRQRGDDAAARRYAEGDVRLLMRQLISGVRGMHEVGLMHRDLKPDNVLVDGSGNLKICDLGFARTMTKDKEESAPPYSNPIAALAYRPPEVILGSTTYDETVDSWGLGCIMAELLAGERLLVGTTDEELLVRIADVLGMDDISGWSGYEDCMIPKILTKIRRRRSRLRQMFALPGRGGGPGRRPELSKAGYQVLSGLLRCSPEKRMTAAQALQHRWFDV; from the coding sequence ATGGCGATCGTCAAACGGCCAGCGCGACGAAAGCCTACCGCCTCGGCACACCGACAGTACCGCTACTGGGCACCACCAcatcctccggccgccgccttgccACCGCATTCTGCACCATCCCCACCAGCGTCGGCGGAGGCGCCCCTCGGCGATCCCATCGGCGGCCGGTACCAGCGGATGTCCAGGATAGGTTCCGGCACCTACGGCAATGTGTACCGCGCGGTGGAGATCAGTACCGGTAAGGTCGTCGCGGTGAAGTGCCTCCGGAGGAAGGACGACGATCCCGACGGGCtcgtgctcgccggcgaggtccgCGCCCTCGAGGCGTGCCGAGGACACCCGCACATCGTGCAGCTTATCGACCatggccgcggcgccggcgctgccACCGGGCAGGAGGACTACATCGTCATGGAGCTCGTGGGCCCCTCACTGGACCTCACCATCCGTCagcgcggcgacgacgccgccgcgaggcGGTACGCCGAGGGCGACGTGCGGCTGCTAATGCGGCAGCTCATCTCCGGCGTCAGGGGGATGCACGAGGTGGGGCTCATGCACCGCGACCTGAAGCCGGACAACGTGCTCGTCGACGGCAGCGGCAACCTCAAGATCTGCGACCTCGGGTTCGCGCGCACCATGACCAAGGACAAGGAGGAGTCCGCGCCGCCGTACTCGAACCCCATCGCCGCGCTGGCGTACCGCCCGCCGGAGGTCATCCTCGGGTCGACGACCTACGACGAGACGGTCGACTCGTGGGGTCTCGGCTGCATCATGGCggagctcctcgccggcgagcgcctGCTCGTCGGGACGACCGATGAGGAGTTGCTCGTCCGCATCGCGGACGTTCTTGGCATGGACGACATCAGCGGATGGAGTGGCTACGAGGACTGTATGATCCCGAAAATTTTAACCAAGATTAGACGGCGGCGCAGCCGTCTGCGCCAGATGTTCGCCTTACCCGGGAGGGGCGGTGGCCCCGGCCGTCGGCCGGAGTTATCCAAGGCCGGGTACCAGGTGTTGAGCGGTCTTCTCCGGTGCAGCCCGGAGAagaggatgacggcggcgcaagCCCTCCAGCACCGGTGGTTCGACGTGTGA